Proteins from one Homalodisca vitripennis isolate AUS2020 chromosome 3, UT_GWSS_2.1, whole genome shotgun sequence genomic window:
- the LOC124358668 gene encoding LOW QUALITY PROTEIN: PR domain zinc finger protein 8 (The sequence of the model RefSeq protein was modified relative to this genomic sequence to represent the inferred CDS: deleted 1 base in 1 codon) → MTMDIHQRSLRAETSPSFIPSMRPSPEKGSTNSSPSPITEIPSAPQKPAKRSFDVAFLMAPDDLTTKKRQQQQHQLRLVTSASLMPRYSPPEMTFANTAEAEELKISRSLNQQRLLSGRGNFGDFPSNPTSPLGLLIPSPKDFQKLDSDSKDSIIDITQEEQSLQFAKSAFTKVKSGKVDFGGAPNKSASPSSVSSTISGGEVSPDMSYQESLSPPMMNNSSRSPVHYLPPSKSLNPNMAYFATGGKGLPPVNSAQFFYGQPKEKQEGKPSSPMDPNGFLGNFMNKGATESMQKLRPMLYQGDNLPYSGIPVSAYPFPTNFPPAAGPVPTHTLLTAAASVTAALLPSSLAALTLPAQNVCAKCKISFRMTSDLVYHMRSHHKGEHVAVDAVRRRRDQDKLRCPVCNETFRERHHLTRHMTAHQDKEGDNDDDEDVLELSRRRGHQALLASQHK, encoded by the exons ATGACGATGGACATTCACCAACGAAGTCTTCGGGCAGAGACATCACCTTCGTTCATTCCGTCCATGCGT CCTTCTCCTGAAAAGGGATCGACGAACTCCTCTCCATCCCCGATAACAGAAATACCATCTGCCCCTCAGAAACCTGCTAAAAGAAGCTTCGATGTGGCATTCCTGATGGCCCCTGACGACCTCACAACAAAAAAGCGTCAGCAACAACAACATCAGCTGAGACTGGTGACGTCAGCATCGCTGATGCCAAGATATTCTCCTCCTGAAATGACATTCGCAAACACAGCTGAAGCTGAGGAGTTAAAAATCTCTAGGTCATTAAATCAACAAAGGCTCCTAAGTGGTAGAGGAAACTTTGGTGACTTCCCATCAAATCCAACTTCACCTTTAGGATTGTTGATTCCCTCACCTAAAGATTTCCAGAAGTTGGATTCCGACTCGAAGGATTCCATTATTGATATTACACAAGAAGAACAAAGCTTGCAGTTTGCTAAGAGTGCGTTTACAAAAGTGAAAAGTGGAAAAGTAGATTTCGGTGGGGCCCCAAACAAATCTGCTTCTCCATCTTCAGTATCGTCAACAATATCTGGAGGTGAAGTTTCTCCGGACATGTCTTATCAGGAGAGTCTTAGTCCGCCTATGATGAACAACAGCAGCAGATCCCCAGTCCACTACCTGCCACCGTCAAAGTCCTTGAACCCCAACATGGCTTACTTCGCCACAGGAGGAAAGGGTCTTCCACCAGTGAATTCCGCGCAATTTTTCTATGGTCAACCGAAGGAGAAACAAGAGGGAAAACCGTCTTCTCCAATGGATCCCAATGgatttttaggaaatttcatgAATAAAGGTGCAACAGAGTCCATGCAGAAGCTTCGCCCCATGCTGTACCAAGGTGACAACCTGCCCTACAGTGGTATCCCCGTTTCTGCCTATCCCTTCCCCACCAACTTCCCTCCAGCTGCAGGACCTGTCCCTACTCACACTCTACTCACTGCAGCAGCCAGCGTGACAGCTGCGTTACTCCCGTCATCGCTAGCCGCGCTCACGCTACCCGCACAGAACGTCTGCGCCAAGTGTAAAATCTCCTTCAGGATGACTTCGGACCTCGTGTACCACATGCGGTCCCACCACAAAGGAGAACACGTGGCTGTAGACGCTGTGAGGAGAAGGCGAGATCAGGACAAACTGCGGTGTCCTGTATGCAACGAGACGTTCAGGGAGCGCCACCACCTGACCCGGCACATGACGGCACACCAGGACAAGGAGGGTGACAACGACGATGACGAGGATGTCCTGGAGCTGAGCAGGAGGCGGGGTCACCAGGCTCTGCTGGCCTCCCAACACAAGTGA